The Pseudomonas azotoformans genome has a segment encoding these proteins:
- the bcsQ gene encoding cellulose biosynthesis protein BcsQ — MSRADDISKLFNKLGANPSGYREIDFVHEFIEDDVEVLVAPVATPALPEIEAPSAPLLRLLEELSQGEADHLQPPEVVEGRDGEMYSEQSSPNVVVVVSVKGGVGRSTLTAAIASGLQRQGRPALALDLDPQNALRHHLCLGLDMPGLGANSLLNESWETLPERGFAGCRLVAFGSTDHEQQQSLNRWLGQDSEWLGQRLADLKLNGQDTVIIDVPAGNTVYLGQAMSVADAVLVVVQPDVASFSTLDQMDSVLAPYFNREKPPQRFYVINQLDAAHRFSLDMVEVFKTRLGAALLGTVHRDRAFSEAQAYGRDPLDPTVNSIGSQDVHALCRTLLERIDSDLP; from the coding sequence GTGAGTCGAGCAGATGACATTTCAAAACTATTCAACAAGCTGGGTGCCAACCCGAGTGGCTACCGCGAGATCGACTTTGTCCATGAGTTCATCGAGGACGATGTAGAGGTCTTGGTAGCCCCCGTCGCGACTCCAGCCCTGCCTGAAATTGAAGCGCCGTCAGCTCCCCTGTTGCGTCTGCTGGAAGAGCTGAGCCAAGGCGAAGCCGACCACCTGCAGCCGCCCGAAGTGGTGGAGGGGCGTGACGGCGAAATGTATTCGGAGCAATCGAGCCCCAACGTCGTGGTGGTTGTCTCGGTCAAAGGCGGCGTCGGCCGCAGCACCCTGACCGCTGCGATTGCCAGCGGCTTGCAGCGCCAGGGCCGCCCGGCGCTCGCCCTGGACCTGGACCCGCAGAACGCCTTGCGTCACCACCTGTGCCTGGGCCTCGACATGCCTGGCCTCGGCGCGAACAGTTTGCTCAATGAAAGCTGGGAAACCCTGCCTGAACGCGGCTTTGCCGGTTGCCGCCTGGTGGCGTTTGGTAGCACCGACCACGAGCAGCAGCAGAGTCTGAACCGTTGGCTGGGCCAGGATAGCGAGTGGTTGGGCCAACGCTTGGCCGACCTTAAATTGAATGGCCAGGACACCGTGATCATCGACGTCCCGGCCGGCAATACCGTGTACCTCGGCCAGGCAATGTCGGTGGCCGATGCGGTGCTGGTCGTCGTGCAGCCGGACGTGGCCTCGTTCAGCACCCTCGACCAGATGGACAGTGTGCTTGCGCCGTACTTCAACCGCGAAAAACCGCCACAGCGCTTTTACGTGATCAACCAGTTGGACGCTGCCCACCGCTTCAGCCTGGACATGGTCGAGGTGTTCAAGACCCGTCTGGGTGCTGCCCTGCTGGGCACGGTCCACCGCGATCGCGCGTTCAGTGAAGCCCAAGCCTACGGTCGC
- a CDS encoding lipoprotein, whose translation MKRTLSLSLILLTAALSACSSNKPGNDPALVGTWKGLRTETGKCQFLSWTNNLKPDGRFVITFYRDAQQTQVIQTEQGSWSAANGKNELRTDGVRSPDVYTYKLLDADTVHYVSVSSDPTSDCQDDYAFTERRVRQ comes from the coding sequence GTGAAACGGACTCTCTCCCTGTCCCTCATCCTCCTCACTGCCGCGCTCAGCGCGTGTTCCTCCAATAAGCCCGGTAATGACCCTGCCCTGGTCGGTACTTGGAAAGGCTTGCGTACCGAAACCGGCAAATGCCAGTTCCTGTCGTGGACCAATAATCTCAAGCCTGACGGGCGCTTCGTCATTACCTTCTACCGCGATGCGCAGCAGACCCAGGTGATCCAGACCGAGCAGGGTTCATGGTCAGCGGCCAATGGCAAGAATGAGTTGCGCACGGACGGCGTACGTTCGCCGGATGTGTACACCTACAAGCTGCTCGACGCCGACACCGTTCACTACGTGAGCGTATCGTCGGACCCTACCAGCGATTGCCAGGATGACTACGCGTTCACCGAGCGCCGCGTGCGCCAATAA